A stretch of the Microcebus murinus isolate Inina chromosome 6, M.murinus_Inina_mat1.0, whole genome shotgun sequence genome encodes the following:
- the PYGO1 gene encoding pygopus homolog 1 isoform X3, with protein sequence MYQTKDTARGDSGLDGLGGPGVQLGSPDKKKRKANTQGPSFPPLSEYAPPPNPNSDHLVAANPFDDNYNTISYKPLPSSNPYLGPGYPGFGGYSTFRMPPHVPPRMSSPYCGPYSLRNQPHPFPQNPLGMGFNRPHAFNFGPHDNSSFGNPSYNNALSQNVNMPNQHFRQNPAENFSQIPPQNATQVSNPDLASNFVPGNNSNFTSPLESNHSFIPPPNTFGQAKAPPPKQDFSQGATKNTNQNSSAHPPHLNMDDTVNQSNIELKNVNRNNAVNQENSRSSSTEATNNNHANGTQNKPRQPRSAADTCTTEKSNKSSLHPSRHGHSSSDPVYPCGICTNEVNDDQDAILCEASCQKWFHRICTGMTETAYGLLTAEASAVWGCDTCMADKDVQLMRTRETFGPPTVGGDA encoded by the exons GTGGTGATAGCGGACTGGATGGCTTAGGAGGACCAGGTGTACAACTAGGAAGCCCAGATAAGAAAAAACGCAAGGCAAATACACAG GGACCTTCTTTTCCTCCATTGTCTGAGTATGCTCCACCACCGAATCCAAACTCTGACCATCTAGTGGCTGCTAATCCATTTGATGACAACTATAATACTATTTCCTATAAACCACTACCTTCATCAAATCCGTATCTTGGTCCTGGTTATCCTGGCTTTGGAGGCTATAGCACATTCAGAATGCCGCCTCACGTTCCCCCAAGAATGTCTTCCCCATACTGTGGTCCTTACTCACTCAGGAATCAGCCACACCCATTTCCTCAGAATCCTTTGGGCATGGGTTTTAATCGACCTCATGCTTTTAATTTTGGGCCACATGATAATTCAAGTTTTGGAAATCCATCTTACAATAATGCACTAAGTCAGAATGTTAACATGCCTAATCAACATTTTAGACAAAATCCTGCTGAAAACTTCAGTCAAATTCCTCCACAGAATGCTACTCAAGTTTCTAACCCTGATTTGGCATCTAATTTTGTTcctggaaacaattcaaattttACTTCTCCATTAGAATCTAATCATTCTTTTATTCCTCCTCCAAACACTTTTGGTCAAGCAAAAGCACCACCCCCAAAACAAGACTTTAGTCAAGGAGCAACCAAAAACACTAATCAAAATTCCTCTGCTCATCCTCCTCACTTAAATATGGATGACACAGTGAATCAGAgtaatattgaattaaaaaatgttaatcgAAACAATGCAGTAAATCAAGAGAACAGTCGGTCAAGTAGCACTGAAGCAACAAACAATAACCATGCAAACGGGACGCAGAATAAACCACGACAACCAAGAAGTGCAGCAGATACATGCACCACTGAAAAAAGCAATAAATCCTCCCTCCACCCAAGCCGTCATGGTCATTCGTCTTCTGACCCAGTGTATCCTTGTGGAATTTGTACAAATGAAGTGAATGATGATCAGGATGCTATCTTATGTGAGGCCTCTTGTCAGAAATGGTTTCATCGGATCTGTACTGGAATGACTGAAACAGCTTATGGCCTCCTAACTGCAGAAGCATCAGCAGTATGGGGCTGTGATACCTGTATGGCTGACAAAGATGTCCAATTAATGCGCACTAGAGAAACTTTTGGTCCACCTACAGTGGGTGGTGATGCTTAA
- the PYGO1 gene encoding pygopus homolog 1 isoform X2: MSAEQEKDPISLKRVRGGDSGLDGLGGPGVQLGSPDKKKRKANTQGPSFPPLSEYAPPPNPNSDHLVAANPFDDNYNTISYKPLPSSNPYLGPGYPGFGGYSTFRMPPHVPPRMSSPYCGPYSLRNQPHPFPQNPLGMGFNRPHAFNFGPHDNSSFGNPSYNNALSQNVNMPNQHFRQNPAENFSQIPPQNATQVSNPDLASNFVPGNNSNFTSPLESNHSFIPPPNTFGQAKAPPPKQDFSQGATKNTNQNSSAHPPHLNMDDTVNQSNIELKNVNRNNAVNQENSRSSSTEATNNNHANGTQNKPRQPRSAADTCTTEKSNKSSLHPSRHGHSSSDPVYPCGICTNEVNDDQDAILCEASCQKWFHRICTGMTETAYGLLTAEASAVWGCDTCMADKDVQLMRTRETFGPPTVGGDA, translated from the exons GTGGTGATAGCGGACTGGATGGCTTAGGAGGACCAGGTGTACAACTAGGAAGCCCAGATAAGAAAAAACGCAAGGCAAATACACAG GGACCTTCTTTTCCTCCATTGTCTGAGTATGCTCCACCACCGAATCCAAACTCTGACCATCTAGTGGCTGCTAATCCATTTGATGACAACTATAATACTATTTCCTATAAACCACTACCTTCATCAAATCCGTATCTTGGTCCTGGTTATCCTGGCTTTGGAGGCTATAGCACATTCAGAATGCCGCCTCACGTTCCCCCAAGAATGTCTTCCCCATACTGTGGTCCTTACTCACTCAGGAATCAGCCACACCCATTTCCTCAGAATCCTTTGGGCATGGGTTTTAATCGACCTCATGCTTTTAATTTTGGGCCACATGATAATTCAAGTTTTGGAAATCCATCTTACAATAATGCACTAAGTCAGAATGTTAACATGCCTAATCAACATTTTAGACAAAATCCTGCTGAAAACTTCAGTCAAATTCCTCCACAGAATGCTACTCAAGTTTCTAACCCTGATTTGGCATCTAATTTTGTTcctggaaacaattcaaattttACTTCTCCATTAGAATCTAATCATTCTTTTATTCCTCCTCCAAACACTTTTGGTCAAGCAAAAGCACCACCCCCAAAACAAGACTTTAGTCAAGGAGCAACCAAAAACACTAATCAAAATTCCTCTGCTCATCCTCCTCACTTAAATATGGATGACACAGTGAATCAGAgtaatattgaattaaaaaatgttaatcgAAACAATGCAGTAAATCAAGAGAACAGTCGGTCAAGTAGCACTGAAGCAACAAACAATAACCATGCAAACGGGACGCAGAATAAACCACGACAACCAAGAAGTGCAGCAGATACATGCACCACTGAAAAAAGCAATAAATCCTCCCTCCACCCAAGCCGTCATGGTCATTCGTCTTCTGACCCAGTGTATCCTTGTGGAATTTGTACAAATGAAGTGAATGATGATCAGGATGCTATCTTATGTGAGGCCTCTTGTCAGAAATGGTTTCATCGGATCTGTACTGGAATGACTGAAACAGCTTATGGCCTCCTAACTGCAGAAGCATCAGCAGTATGGGGCTGTGATACCTGTATGGCTGACAAAGATGTCCAATTAATGCGCACTAGAGAAACTTTTGGTCCACCTACAGTGGGTGGTGATGCTTAA
- the PYGO1 gene encoding pygopus homolog 1 isoform X1, with protein sequence MQRPWVSNMCVLKQQQRSYCGDSGLDGLGGPGVQLGSPDKKKRKANTQGPSFPPLSEYAPPPNPNSDHLVAANPFDDNYNTISYKPLPSSNPYLGPGYPGFGGYSTFRMPPHVPPRMSSPYCGPYSLRNQPHPFPQNPLGMGFNRPHAFNFGPHDNSSFGNPSYNNALSQNVNMPNQHFRQNPAENFSQIPPQNATQVSNPDLASNFVPGNNSNFTSPLESNHSFIPPPNTFGQAKAPPPKQDFSQGATKNTNQNSSAHPPHLNMDDTVNQSNIELKNVNRNNAVNQENSRSSSTEATNNNHANGTQNKPRQPRSAADTCTTEKSNKSSLHPSRHGHSSSDPVYPCGICTNEVNDDQDAILCEASCQKWFHRICTGMTETAYGLLTAEASAVWGCDTCMADKDVQLMRTRETFGPPTVGGDA encoded by the exons GTGGTGATAGCGGACTGGATGGCTTAGGAGGACCAGGTGTACAACTAGGAAGCCCAGATAAGAAAAAACGCAAGGCAAATACACAG GGACCTTCTTTTCCTCCATTGTCTGAGTATGCTCCACCACCGAATCCAAACTCTGACCATCTAGTGGCTGCTAATCCATTTGATGACAACTATAATACTATTTCCTATAAACCACTACCTTCATCAAATCCGTATCTTGGTCCTGGTTATCCTGGCTTTGGAGGCTATAGCACATTCAGAATGCCGCCTCACGTTCCCCCAAGAATGTCTTCCCCATACTGTGGTCCTTACTCACTCAGGAATCAGCCACACCCATTTCCTCAGAATCCTTTGGGCATGGGTTTTAATCGACCTCATGCTTTTAATTTTGGGCCACATGATAATTCAAGTTTTGGAAATCCATCTTACAATAATGCACTAAGTCAGAATGTTAACATGCCTAATCAACATTTTAGACAAAATCCTGCTGAAAACTTCAGTCAAATTCCTCCACAGAATGCTACTCAAGTTTCTAACCCTGATTTGGCATCTAATTTTGTTcctggaaacaattcaaattttACTTCTCCATTAGAATCTAATCATTCTTTTATTCCTCCTCCAAACACTTTTGGTCAAGCAAAAGCACCACCCCCAAAACAAGACTTTAGTCAAGGAGCAACCAAAAACACTAATCAAAATTCCTCTGCTCATCCTCCTCACTTAAATATGGATGACACAGTGAATCAGAgtaatattgaattaaaaaatgttaatcgAAACAATGCAGTAAATCAAGAGAACAGTCGGTCAAGTAGCACTGAAGCAACAAACAATAACCATGCAAACGGGACGCAGAATAAACCACGACAACCAAGAAGTGCAGCAGATACATGCACCACTGAAAAAAGCAATAAATCCTCCCTCCACCCAAGCCGTCATGGTCATTCGTCTTCTGACCCAGTGTATCCTTGTGGAATTTGTACAAATGAAGTGAATGATGATCAGGATGCTATCTTATGTGAGGCCTCTTGTCAGAAATGGTTTCATCGGATCTGTACTGGAATGACTGAAACAGCTTATGGCCTCCTAACTGCAGAAGCATCAGCAGTATGGGGCTGTGATACCTGTATGGCTGACAAAGATGTCCAATTAATGCGCACTAGAGAAACTTTTGGTCCACCTACAGTGGGTGGTGATGCTTAA